A stretch of Mastomys coucha isolate ucsf_1 unplaced genomic scaffold, UCSF_Mcou_1 pScaffold1, whole genome shotgun sequence DNA encodes these proteins:
- the Abl2 gene encoding tyrosine-protein kinase ABL2 isoform X7, translated as MGQQVGRVGEAPGLQQPQPRGIRGSSAARPSGRRRDPAGRTADAGFNVFTQHEVLHRPFGCDAESQALNEAIRWSSKENLLGATESDPNLFVALYDFVASGDNTLSITKGEKLRVLGYNQNGEWSEVRSKNGQGWVPSNYITPVNSLEKHSWYHGPVSRSAAEYLLSSLINGSFLVRESESSPGQLSISLRYEGRVYHYRINTTTDSKVYVTAESRFSTLAELVHHHSTVADGLVTTLHYPAPKCNKPTVYGVSPIHDKWEMERTDITMKHKLGGGQYGEVYVGVWKKYSLTVAVKTLKEDTMEVEEFLKEAAVMKEIKHPNLVQLLGVCTLEPPFYIVTEYMPYGNLLDYLRECSREEVTAVVLLYMATQISSAMEYLEKKNFIHRDLAARNCLVGENHVVKVADFGLSRLMTGDTYTAHAGAKFPIKWTAPESLAYNTFSIKSDVWAFGVLLWEIATYGMSPYPGIDLSQVYDLLEKGYRMEQPEGCPPKVYELMRACWKWSPADRPSFAETHQAFETMFHDSSISEEVAEELGRSASSSSVVPYLPRLPLLPSKTRTLKKQGENKENLDGGLDASESLASSSAPGFIRSTQASSGSPALPRKQRDKSPSSLLEDAKETCFTRDRKGGFFSSFMKKRNAPTPPKRSSSFREMENQPHKKYELTGLPEQDRMAMTLPRNCQRSKLQLERTVSTSSQPEENVDRANDMLPKKSEEGAAPARERPKAKLLPRGATALPLRAPDPAITESDSPGVGVAGVAAAPKGKERNGGTRLGVAGVPEDGEQPGWSSPAKAVAVLPTTHNHKVPVLISPTLKHTPADVQLIGTDSQGNKFKLLSEHQVTSSGDKDRPRRVKPKCAPPPPPVMRLLQHPSTCSDPEEEPTAPPAGLHTPETQEGGKKAAPGPVPSSGKPGRPVMPPPQVPLPTSSISPAKMANGTAGTKVALRKTKQAAEKISADKISKEALLECADLLSNAITEPVPNSQLVDTGHQLLDYCSGYVDCIPQTRNKFAFREAVSKLELSLQELQVSSTAAGVPGTNPVLNNLLSCVQEISDVVQR; from the exons AAGTTTTGCACCGCCCGTTTGGCTGTGATGCTGAATCTCAGGCACTGAATGAAGCTATCAGGTGGAGCTCCAAGGAGAACTTGCTGGGAGCCACTGAGAGTGACCCTAATCTCTTTGTTGCACTTTATGACTTTGTGGCAAGTGGTGATAACACCCTTAGTATCACTAAAG GTGAGAAGCTTCGAGTCCTTGGCTACAACCAGAATGGTGAGTGGAGTGAAGTTCGCTCGAAGAATGGACAGGGTTGGGTGCCAAGCAACTACATCACTCCAGTTAACAGCCTAGAGAAACATTCCTGGTACCACGGACCAGTGTCCCGCAGTGCAGCGGAGTATCTCCTCAGCAGCCTAATCAATGGCAGTTTCCTGGTTCGAGAGAGTGAGAGCAGCCCTGGGCAGCTGTCCATCTCTCTCAGGTATGAGGGACGTGTGTATCACTACAGGATCAATACCACCACAGACAGCAAG GTGTATGTGACTGCCGAGAGCCGCTTTAGCACCTTAGCAGAGCTTGTTCACCACCACTCCACAGTTGCTGATGGGCTAGTGACCACGCTGCACTACCCAGCACCTAAGTGCAACAAGCCAACCGTCTATGGTGTGTCTCCTATCCATGACAAGTGGGAAATGGAGCGGACAGATATCACCATGAAGCACAAACTCGGGGGCGGCCAGTACGGAGAGGTTTATGTTGGCGTCTGGAAGAAGTACAGCCTTACGGTGGCTGTGAAAACACTGAAG GAAGATACCATGGAGGTGGAGGAGTTCCTGAAGGAAGCTGCAGTGATGAAGGAAATCAAGCATCCTAATTTAGTACAACTGTTAG GTGTGTGTACCCTGGAGCCGCCGTTTTACATTGTCACTGAGTACATGCCGTATGGGAACCTGCTTGATTACCTCCGGGAGTGCAGCCGTGAGGAGGTCACCGCTGTCGTGCTGCTGTACATGGCGACCCAGATCTCCTCTGCCATGGAGTATTTGGAGAAGAAGAACTTCATCCATAG AGATCTTGCTGCACGGAACTGCCTAGTAGGAGAGAACCACGTGGTAAAAGTGGCTGACTTTGGTTTAAGTAGACTGATGACTGGAGATACCTACACTGCTCATGCTGGAGCCAAATTCCCTATTAAATGGACAGCTCCCGAGAGTCTGGCCTACAATACCTTTTCAATTAAATCTGATGTTTGGG CTTTTGGAGTACTTTTGTGGGAAATTGCTACATATGGAATGTCACCATATCCAGGTATTGACCTATCTCAAGTCTATGACCTACTGGAAAAAGGATATCGAATGGAACAGCCTGAGGGATGCCCCCCTAAAGTGTATGAACTTATGAGAGCAT GCTGGAAGTGGAGCCCTGCTGACAGACCCTCTTTTGCTGAAACCCATCAAGCTTTTGAAACAATGTTCCACGACTCCAGCATCTCTGAAG AGGTAGCTGAGGAGCTTGGGAGAAGTGCCTCCTCCTCATCTGTGGTTCCATACCTGCCTCGATTGCCACTACTTCCTTCCAAGACGAGGACCCTGAAGAAGCAGGGGGAGAACAAAGAGAACCTGGATGGGGGCCTCGATGCCTCTGAGagcctggcctccagctcagCACCAG GGTTCATTAGAAGCACACAGGCCTCCAGTGGGTCCCCAGCTCTGCCTCGGAAGCAAAGAGATAAGTCACCGAGCAGCCTCTTAGAAGATGCCAAAGAGACATGCTTCACCAGGGATAGGAAGGGaggcttcttcagctccttcatgaAAAAGAGAAACGCCCCCACACCCCCTAAGCGCAGCAGCTCCTTTCGAGAAATGGAGAATCAGCCCCACAAGAAATATGAACTCACGG GGCTTCCAGAGCAGGATAGGATGGCAATGACCCTTCCCAGGAACTGCCAGAGGTCCAAACTCCAGCTGGAAAGGACAGTGTCCACCTCTTCTCAACCAGAAGAGAATGTGGACAGGGCTAATGACATGCTTCCAAAAAAATCTGAGGAAGGTGCTGCTCCAGCCAGGGAGAGACCAAAAGCCAAACTATTGCCCAGAGGAGCCACAGCTCTTCCCCTGAGAGCCCCTGATCCAGCCATCACTGAGAGTGACTCTCCGGGGGTAGGGGTGGCTGGAGTGGCAGCTGCCCCCAAAGGCAAGGAAAGGAATGGTGGGACGCGACTTGGAGTCGCTGGAGTCCCCGAGGATGGAGAGCAGCCAGGCTGGTCTTCCCCAGCCAAGGCTGTAGCTGTCCTCCCAACCACTCACAACCACAAAGTGCCAGTCCTTATCTCACCCACTCTGAAACACACTCCAGCTGATGTGCAGCTCATTGGCACAGACTCTCAGGGGAACAAATTCAAGCTCTTATCTGAGCATCAGGTCACATCCTCTGGAGACAAGGACCGACCCCGACGGGTAAAACCAAagtgtgccccacccccaccaccagtGATGAGACTACTGCAGCATCCGTCCACATGCTCAGACCCCGAGGAAGAGCCGACTGCCCCACCTGCAGGACTGCACACTCCAGAAAcccaggagggaggaaaaaaggcaGCTCCAGGCCCAGTGCCCAGTAGTGGGAAACCTGGGAGGCCAGTCATGCCTCCACCTCAAGTGCCTTTGCCCACATCTTCCATCTCGCCAGCCAAAATGGCCAATGGCACAGCAGGTACTAAGGTGGCCCTGAGAAAAACCAAACAGGCAGCTGAGAAAATCTCAGCTGACAAAATCAGCAAAGAGGCCCTGCTGGAGTGTGCCGACCTACTGTCCAATGCAATCACGGAACCTGTGCCCAATAGCCAGCTGGTAGACACTGGGCACCAGCTGCTCGACTACTGCTCAGGGTATGTGGACTGCATCCCTCAGACTCGCAACAAATTTGCCTTCCGAGAGGCTGTGAGCAAACTGGAACTTAGCTTACAGGAACTGCAGGTGTCTTCCACAGCTGCTGGTGTGCCTGGGACAAACCCTGTCCTTAATAACTTATTGTCTTGTGTACAGGAAATTAGTGATGTGGTGCAGAGGTAG
- the Abl2 gene encoding tyrosine-protein kinase ABL2 isoform X8: MERTDITMKHKLGGGQYGEVYVGVWKKYSLTVAVKTLKEDTMEVEEFLKEAAVMKEIKHPNLVQLLGVCTLEPPFYIVTEYMPYGNLLDYLRECSREEVTAVVLLYMATQISSAMEYLEKKNFIHRDLAARNCLVGENHVVKVADFGLSRLMTGDTYTAHAGAKFPIKWTAPESLAYNTFSIKSDVWAFGVLLWEIATYGMSPYPGIDLSQVYDLLEKGYRMEQPEGCPPKVYELMRACWKWSPADRPSFAETHQAFETMFHDSSISEEVAEELGRSASSSSVVPYLPRLPLLPSKTRTLKKQGENKENLDGGLDASESLASSSAPAGFIRSTQASSGSPALPRKQRDKSPSSLLEDAKETCFTRDRKGGFFSSFMKKRNAPTPPKRSSSFREMENQPHKKYELTGNFSPVASLQHADGFSFTPGQQESNLVPAKCYGGSFAQRHLCGDDDSGVGGGSGTAGGGWSGITGFFTPRLIKKTLGLRAGKPTASDDTSKPFPRSNSTSSMSSGLPEQDRMAMTLPRNCQRSKLQLERTVSTSSQPEENVDRANDMLPKKSEEGAAPARERPKAKLLPRGATALPLRAPDPAITESDSPGVGVAGVAAAPKGKERNGGTRLGVAGVPEDGEQPGWSSPAKAVAVLPTTHNHKVPVLISPTLKHTPADVQLIGTDSQGNKFKLLSEHQVTSSGDKDRPRRVKPKCAPPPPPVMRLLQHPSTCSDPEEEPTAPPAGLHTPETQEGGKKAAPGPVPSSGKPGRPVMPPPQVPLPTSSISPAKMANGTAGTKVALRKTKQAAEKISADKISKEALLECADLLSNAITEPVPNSQLVDTGHQLLDYCSGYVDCIPQTRNKFAFREAVSKLELSLQELQVSSTAAGVPGTNPVLNNLLSCVQEISDVVQR; encoded by the exons ATGGAGCGGACAGATATCACCATGAAGCACAAACTCGGGGGCGGCCAGTACGGAGAGGTTTATGTTGGCGTCTGGAAGAAGTACAGCCTTACGGTGGCTGTGAAAACACTGAAG GAAGATACCATGGAGGTGGAGGAGTTCCTGAAGGAAGCTGCAGTGATGAAGGAAATCAAGCATCCTAATTTAGTACAACTGTTAG GTGTGTGTACCCTGGAGCCGCCGTTTTACATTGTCACTGAGTACATGCCGTATGGGAACCTGCTTGATTACCTCCGGGAGTGCAGCCGTGAGGAGGTCACCGCTGTCGTGCTGCTGTACATGGCGACCCAGATCTCCTCTGCCATGGAGTATTTGGAGAAGAAGAACTTCATCCATAG AGATCTTGCTGCACGGAACTGCCTAGTAGGAGAGAACCACGTGGTAAAAGTGGCTGACTTTGGTTTAAGTAGACTGATGACTGGAGATACCTACACTGCTCATGCTGGAGCCAAATTCCCTATTAAATGGACAGCTCCCGAGAGTCTGGCCTACAATACCTTTTCAATTAAATCTGATGTTTGGG CTTTTGGAGTACTTTTGTGGGAAATTGCTACATATGGAATGTCACCATATCCAGGTATTGACCTATCTCAAGTCTATGACCTACTGGAAAAAGGATATCGAATGGAACAGCCTGAGGGATGCCCCCCTAAAGTGTATGAACTTATGAGAGCAT GCTGGAAGTGGAGCCCTGCTGACAGACCCTCTTTTGCTGAAACCCATCAAGCTTTTGAAACAATGTTCCACGACTCCAGCATCTCTGAAG AGGTAGCTGAGGAGCTTGGGAGAAGTGCCTCCTCCTCATCTGTGGTTCCATACCTGCCTCGATTGCCACTACTTCCTTCCAAGACGAGGACCCTGAAGAAGCAGGGGGAGAACAAAGAGAACCTGGATGGGGGCCTCGATGCCTCTGAGagcctggcctccagctcagCACCAG CAGGGTTCATTAGAAGCACACAGGCCTCCAGTGGGTCCCCAGCTCTGCCTCGGAAGCAAAGAGATAAGTCACCGAGCAGCCTCTTAGAAGATGCCAAAGAGACATGCTTCACCAGGGATAGGAAGGGaggcttcttcagctccttcatgaAAAAGAGAAACGCCCCCACACCCCCTAAGCGCAGCAGCTCCTTTCGAGAAATGGAGAATCAGCCCCACAAGAAATATGAACTCACGGGTAACTTCTCACCTGTTGCTTCTCTACAGCATGCTGATGGGTTCTCTTTCACTCCCGGCCAGCAAGAGTCGAATCTGGTGCCAGCCAAGTGCTATGGGGGGAGCTTTGCACAGAGGCACCTCTGTGGTGATGATGacagtggggtgggtgggggcagtGGCACTGCTGGGGGTGGGTGGTCTGGTATCACAGGCTTCTTTACACCTCGCTTAATCAAAAAGACACTGGGCTTGCGAGCAGGTAAACCGACAGCCAGTGATGACACTTCCAAGCCTTTTCCAAGGTCCAACTCTACATCTTCCATGTCCTCAGGGCTTCCAGAGCAGGATAGGATGGCAATGACCCTTCCCAGGAACTGCCAGAGGTCCAAACTCCAGCTGGAAAGGACAGTGTCCACCTCTTCTCAACCAGAAGAGAATGTGGACAGGGCTAATGACATGCTTCCAAAAAAATCTGAGGAAGGTGCTGCTCCAGCCAGGGAGAGACCAAAAGCCAAACTATTGCCCAGAGGAGCCACAGCTCTTCCCCTGAGAGCCCCTGATCCAGCCATCACTGAGAGTGACTCTCCGGGGGTAGGGGTGGCTGGAGTGGCAGCTGCCCCCAAAGGCAAGGAAAGGAATGGTGGGACGCGACTTGGAGTCGCTGGAGTCCCCGAGGATGGAGAGCAGCCAGGCTGGTCTTCCCCAGCCAAGGCTGTAGCTGTCCTCCCAACCACTCACAACCACAAAGTGCCAGTCCTTATCTCACCCACTCTGAAACACACTCCAGCTGATGTGCAGCTCATTGGCACAGACTCTCAGGGGAACAAATTCAAGCTCTTATCTGAGCATCAGGTCACATCCTCTGGAGACAAGGACCGACCCCGACGGGTAAAACCAAagtgtgccccacccccaccaccagtGATGAGACTACTGCAGCATCCGTCCACATGCTCAGACCCCGAGGAAGAGCCGACTGCCCCACCTGCAGGACTGCACACTCCAGAAAcccaggagggaggaaaaaaggcaGCTCCAGGCCCAGTGCCCAGTAGTGGGAAACCTGGGAGGCCAGTCATGCCTCCACCTCAAGTGCCTTTGCCCACATCTTCCATCTCGCCAGCCAAAATGGCCAATGGCACAGCAGGTACTAAGGTGGCCCTGAGAAAAACCAAACAGGCAGCTGAGAAAATCTCAGCTGACAAAATCAGCAAAGAGGCCCTGCTGGAGTGTGCCGACCTACTGTCCAATGCAATCACGGAACCTGTGCCCAATAGCCAGCTGGTAGACACTGGGCACCAGCTGCTCGACTACTGCTCAGGGTATGTGGACTGCATCCCTCAGACTCGCAACAAATTTGCCTTCCGAGAGGCTGTGAGCAAACTGGAACTTAGCTTACAGGAACTGCAGGTGTCTTCCACAGCTGCTGGTGTGCCTGGGACAAACCCTGTCCTTAATAACTTATTGTCTTGTGTACAGGAAATTAGTGATGTGGTGCAGAGGTAG